GGGGATTCGACCAGATCCAGAGAAAGGTATAACAGGTCTTTCCGATACTTCCATATTTGCGATCACAGCTATTTTCACCATTGCACTTTGTATTTTTACCCTAGCTGCACAATCACAACAAAATTCAACTGCAAGCAATATAAATTCATCATCATCAGTCGATCAATCCAATTCTTTGGGAGGATTTTTGCTGTTTTTAATTGGTGCTGTAATTTACGGATTGCTGCAACTAAAGATAATCCCTGAAGAGAATCAAACTGGTTTGGGTTATCTTTCGTTAATTTTATGCGGTTTTGGTGCTGCGGTACCGAGTTTTTTATTAATTCCTCAAAGATGGCAAAATATTTTACTATTTATCTGTTCGGGAACGGGTGTATTTCTGACGTTTCACTATTTTAGCGTTCAAAAACTAAATTCTGCATTTATCTCGTTTATTTTCACTTTATTCTCGATTGTTTTACTGCTGACAAGAGATTTTTTGGTACAGGTAATTAGAAATGTTGCCCATTTTTGGGAAGATTTGCAAAATCAGCAGGCAGATGATAAAAGTAAATTTATTATTAATCTATTAGAAGATTTTTTCTCACCTTTTCAAAAAAAATATTACAAAGCTCTAGAATATAAATGTCGAGATGATGAGACTCAAGGATTAGATAACGACAGAACCTTAGAGTTACAAAAGGTATTTGTACAATTAAAAATAGCTGCTAAAAGCGCTAGTAATACTCAACAAAATATTATTCCCTCTGATGTTAATAAATTCTTGATTTCATCAGAAATTACAATTTGGGATTGTTTAGCAGCAAGGGATGAAAAAGGTAAAAATCTATACAAGAAATTGGTAATTCTCGGAAGACCAGGTTCAGGTAAAACAACATTACTAAGATATTTAACTCTCATTTATGCGACTAAGCAAGAACAAAATATTCATGTTGAAAATAGTCAGAGAATACCAAAATTAATTCCGATTCTCTTTTATCTACGGGAAATCCGCGACATAATTATCAGCCAAAACCCAGCGTTAGAAACATTAATTCAGCAGCAAATAGAAAAGCTCATAGAAAAATTCAAAATTACCAATCAAAATTTAAGTATTCCATCTCACTGGGTCACAAATAAATTACAACAAAATAAATTACTAATCATGCTGGATGGCTTAGATGAAGTTGCCGATAAAATCCAGCGTCAGCAGGTGAGGACTTGGGTAGATGAACAAATGCAAGCTCATCCTGATACAATTTTTATTCTCACTTCTCGTCCCAATGGTTATAAAGAAGTTCAGTCTCACATCTCAGTTGATGAGTTAGAAGTTCAACCATTTAATCGCGAACAAATTACAGATTTTTTACAGCGTTGGTATTTGCAAACTGAAATTAAAAGCCGTGCAGGACAATGTGATGAAGGAGTTAGGCAAATTGCCGCAGAACAAGCTCATAATCTCATTAATCGGATTGTGAATAACCGTTCTTTGGTAGCAATGGCTGTAAATCCCTTGTTACTCAAAATGATTGCAACTGTTCACCGTCGGGGAAATGTACTACCGGGGAAACGAGTTGAACTGTATAAAGATATTTGTCAAATATTGCTGGAAAAACGCCAAAGAGCAAAGAATATCATAGATGGCTTGACTGCTTCTCAGAAACAATCAATTTTACAAGAAATAGCATTGCAATTAATGCTAGCTCGGAAGCGAGACTTTACATTAAATGAAGCCGAAACTTGGATATCTCAACAGTTAACGACGTTACCTAAGTTAAATAATACGGATGATTTTATCAAACATGTTCGTGATGACTGTGCTTTGTTGGTAGAAAAAGAAATTGGAGAATATGAATTTGCCCATTTGAGCTTTCAGGAATATTTAGCAGCAGTTGAAATTATTGAATCGAATCAAGAAAGTATCTTAATCCAAAATATTGATAAAACTTGGTGGTCGGAAACTATTCGTTTATATGCTGCACAAGCAAAAGACGCGACTCCGATTGTCAGTGCAATTATTCACATGTCTTCTCCTTCTATCAATGCTTTTCTTGTAGTCGCAGATTATGAAGATGAAGGCTGGCGAATTGAGCAACAAGTAAGAGACGAATTAGTAAATAAACTTGATACTGGTTTGGAATCTGATGATGCAGAAATTTTTAATTTAGCTGTAGAGGTGAAGTTAGCAAAACGCTTAAATAATTTAGTGCGAGTGGATGAAAATTTAGAGCAAGATAGACCAAACTCATATATTACCTGTGCAGAATATCAGCTATTTATCAACGATAGAAAATATAGTCCTCCCCCAAATTGGCAGAATCATAAATTTAGACCTGGAGATGCAAAAAAAACTGTTACCGGACTGAATAAAAGAGATGCAAATCGTTTTTGTACTTGGTTAAGTGGGAAAGAGTTGAAAGCTCAATTCATTAAATTAGAGACATTTTGTCAACCACTTGAAGGTGACAATGATAAGATTTGCTTGACAAGGGTGAAACTACCAAGTAAATATAGTCAACTAGCAGATTATTTATATCAACAAGAATGGCGAAAAGCTGACGAAGAGACTTCGCGCGTGATGCTACAGGTTGTAGGTAAAGAAGAGCAGGGATATTTTAACCTTAAAGATATCGAAACATTCCCTTGTGAAGACCTTTACATCATTAATCTATTGTGGGTAGTGGAAAGCCAAGGACGCTTTGGTTTTAGCGTTCAGCAAGACATTTACCACAGTTTAGGCGGCACAAAAGAATATAATGAGAAAATATGGAATGACTTTGGCGATCGCGTCGGTTGGAAGAAAGGAGGTTCTTGGTTGAGCTATCATGACTATACCTTTAACCTAAATGCCCCCCAAGGGCATGTACCAGCTATGGGTCACGATGGGGATTGGGGTGATTTCTCTTCTCTCGCGCAGAGACTTGTAGACTGTAACATATAAAAGCTTCAGCCTTTTGTAAAGATTTGTAAAATAGAAAATTTTTACCTAAACATAAGCTTTCCACAAATTCGATACCTGGCACTACAGACTATCATCAAAATCTCCGAAAAACTGCATAGCAATTTTTAGGTCATAACAATTTGCCATAACAAATTTTTCTGCTACCGCATCAATTTCTGGATTGTCGGGTTCCCAAGTAGCCCAAGGTAGCTTAGTTTGACCCGGAGACGCTTTTTTCTTCTTCCCTTTAACGACTTTAGGTAAGAATTTTGCACCCCAGTTGTAGGTTTTTTCTGGTTTTGCTTTGGGTTTATATTTCTTGCAAAATCCCCGATATTTAGCAGCACATTCATCCAATGTCCGTCCCAAGGATAAAAACGCAGGATGCCACTTAGTTACACCATCATCTGTTAACCTGTCATGAGTGCCATAATTACTAAAATCAAAAAAAAATCCTGCCTGTATTTGGGCTGCTTTAGGATTGGCATGAATATAACGTAGTGTATTCAAAGCTCTTTGATAGTCAGTATTTGCAAATGCACTACTGTGATAGCGTTTCTCCCAAAAATGTCCTGTACGATTGAGCATTCGGTTGAAACACATCGCAGTATACCAATTCAACCAATGCATAATTTTAGGTAAATCATCAGGTTGTGATGGTTCAAGCAAGTAGTGGACGTGATTGCTCATAATGCACAAAGCATATAGCTTAAAACCATATTTTTCCTGGGCTTTTTTGATAGCGTAGAGAAATACTTCCCGACATTGGTGACGATTTAAATGAAATTCACGATTATTACAGCGAGTTGTAATGTGATAAGAATATCCTGGTTTGATTTCACGGGGTAAACGAGACATGGTTTATTGAGTTTCGCTTTTTTCTTTGCTTTATCCCTCTTTTGTTACTACGAGGAGAGAAAAATACTATCTCTACTCTGAAAACTAAACAAAATAATGAATTGTGCGGTCGCGTCTTAATTTTGTCATTTAAATTCCTTTATTGAAAAAAGACGTAAATATAATAATTTCGGATTATTCTTTCCCCAAGGTAACAAAAGAGGGTTTATACCAATTCACGAAAAGCCTGATACAAATAAAGCATCAAGAATAAAATCCCAACCTGTGATGGAAGCAACAATTGATGTGTTTAATTGTGCCAACCGATTCCAGATAAATTCTCTTAATTCATCTAAACTTGGGAAGCTTTCCCAAGTTAAATGCCTTTTAACTTCTTCCCACAATCTCTCTATGGGATTAACTTGAGGTGTATGTGGAGGTTGAAATAACAAAACTATGTTTTCTGGTACTTTCAGATGCTGGCTTAAATGAAAAGCTCCATTATCTAACTGAAGAATATGAATATCTTGAGCATAAGTCTGTGAGAATTTTTCTAAAAAAATATTGAAACAGGCTGTATTTAAATGAGAGAATTCCCAGATAAAATACTCTCCAGTTAATGGTTCCACTAATCCATATAAATAAAAATTATCCCGCTTCCATTGCATAATGCCGATGGGCTTAACTCCTTTTTTAGTAATTAGTCTCCCAGCTTCAGTCTTCAATCCCACACGGCTTTCGTCCCCACACCAATATCTAATTGTTTTTTGTCTATCTACTGGTGCTATGACGTGTTTTTTTATTACTTCTAAGTATTGTGGCAGTTTTTTTTAAATTCTAATTCTGCTTCGCTATCGTATTTTATACCTACTGCTCGCGGCACTTTTAGCTTTGCTTTCATTTGATAGCGCACTGTATCGTGTACTACTTTATATGATGCTTCTATCCCTTCTACTGCTTTTAACCATGTTCGTATTTCCTCATAACTTTTGAATCCCTCCGATTCTTGAAGCTCTTTGTCTAGCTGCTCTCTTACTTGTAAGCTAATTATTGCTGGTCGCCCTGGACTCTTTTTCGTTGTTAATAGACCCTTAATCCCTGACTCTTGATACTCTTTCAACCATCTTTGTACCGTTACCCTTGCCCTTCCTACTACCACCGCTACGTCTTGTATTGTTTTCACCTGTCCTATTTTCAGTAAATACAAAGCTTGAATCCGTTCGAGATTTGATGCTGTTTTTTGTTTTCTCAGCAGTTCATGTAATTCCTCTACTGACTCTGTTATTTCTACTTTGGTGACTCCAGCCATCTTTGCTTGCTCATATTTATTCCTTATCTATCTGTATCATATTTTTCGTTAATTGGTATTACCCAGCTTTACACGAGATTACTACAATAAAAAAGATGAGCGCGATCGCCCATCCTTTAATCATCATTTATTCAGCAATCAGAAAGTTATTAAAAACCCCTAATTGTCCCTATTCAAAAAACATTAAGTTCCCGAAGTCCAGGAATTGCTGTAATCGATTTGGTCTTGGGTTAAGGTATCAACAGTAATACCCATAGCTTGCAACTTCAAGCGGGCAATTTCCTTATCCACATCCGCAGGGATTGCATGAATACCGGGTTGCAATTTACCCTTGTTCTTCACCAAATACTCTGCACCCATTGCTTGGTTTGCAAAGCTCATGTCCATAACTGCGCTGGGGTGTCCCTCTGCTGCTGCTAGGTTAACAAGACGACCTTCACCTAGTACAACTACGGATTTACCGTTATTGAGTTTATACTCTTGGGTGAAAGGACGAACGTCTTTGATTTCTTTAGCTTTGCTAGCCAAAGACTTGAGGTCAATTTCAATATCGAAGTGACCAGAGTTACAAACCATCGCGCCATCTTTCATCACGTCGAAGTGTTCGCTACGGATAACGTGTTTGTTACCAGTAACGGTGATAAATAGGTCGCCGAGGGGTGCTGCTTCTGCCATTGGCATGACGCGGAAGCCATCCATAACCGCTTCGATGCCCTTCACGGGGTCGATTTCAGTTACGATAACGCTTGCACCCATTCCAGATGCACGCATAGCTGTACCTTTACCGCACCAACCGTAACCAGCAACAACTACGGTTTTACCAGCTAATAGGACGTTAGTAGCACGAATTACACCGTCGAGGGTGGATTGACCAGTACCATAACGGTTATCGAAGAAATGCTTTGTATCTGCGTCATTGATGTTCATTGCGGGGAACGTCAACACACCATCTTTCAACATCGCTTGCAAGCGGACAATACCTGTGGTGGTTTCTTCTGTGGTACCAATCAGGTCAGCGATTTGATGGGGACGCTGTTGAATTAATGTGGCTACTACGTCGCAACCATCATCAACAATGATATTGGGACGGTGGTCTAAAGCGATTTGGACGTGACGGTTGTAGGTAGCTTCGTCTTCACCTTTGATAGCGAAAACAGGAATACCATAGTCAACTACTAAACTTGCAGCTACGTCATCCTGGGTGGAAAGGGGATTACTAGCAATCAAAATTGCATCCGCACCACCAGCTTTCAGCGCGATCGCCAAATGGGCAGTTTCTGTAGTTACGTGGCAACAAGCCGAAATTTTGATACCTGCGAAGGGTTTTTCTTGTTCAAAGCGATCGCGTATTTGTTTAAGAACTGGCATTTCACGACCAGCCCACTCAATGCGCTGTCTTCCCAAGGGAGCGAGGGCGAGGTCTTTAACCTCGTGCTTTAATCGGGGAGATGTTGCGGTCATCAAAAATTCCTCAATTTTGTGTGTTTAGGATACTCAGTAACTATCTGTTCACTAGCCACAAAAACGCCGATAATATCCTCTTTACAAAGGATTCTTTGGCTTTTTGCAACCCATCATCAGCTAGAAACTGTGTAAAAAAGTTTGCGTAAATACTTACGCTATTCTACTAGCTTATTTCATCATCGGGGGAACAGAACAGAATTTTTGAATCCTGAGACTCACCCGATTTTGGTAAAAAAGTAGCAGCCTGAAGACAATATAACGAAAAAAGTCCGGCGATTGACTAATTGCTAATACCAGATATTGATACTTTACTCCTGAATCTTCACCCTTGCTTATGACTTTCCCGCCATAGCTTGACTTTTCTCCCCTTCCTCCATGGCAAAATTTCTCTGAGGATGGGCAATATAGTATTTATGTACTATAATAAAAAGGTGGCTATTTGGGATTTCCTACAGTTATACCGATTCAAAAAATGTTTACGACAGATACCCCACCCGCCCTATCGGGCACCCTCCCCGAAATCGGGGGGCTGGGGAGGGGTTTTGTCCATGTGTCGTATTGTTTTTTCAAATTGGTATTACATTCTGCAAACTCTAACTGTGAGTGGATTTTATGATAAAACACTATATTCTCAGCTTGAATCCCACCGCCAAGCATGAGTGGGATAGATGCATTCTGCGTGAACCCTTGACTGCCAAACGTCCAGATATTGCTAAGTTAGTTGCGGAAGTTGTGGGAACAGATGCGGGTAATTACTTGGTAAGTGTCAATATTGAAGTCAAGGTATTAGAGCAAACTGTTGCGACTCAGACAGAGCAACTGACATTGAATTTTGCTGAAGTCAACGAAAAACCCCATCTCAGAGAAGTTGCCTAATCCTATAATTGAGAAACCCGACTTTTTTGAGTCGGGAATATCGCAACTTAATTAATGGGATAATTTGCTTCTAAGCTGATGTGCAGCTAAATTGGATAAGTCGAAAACGCAAAATAATTTTACTGTGGGACGGCTTGTCCATTTCCAATATACAAATTAAATACGTTAGGGCTTAATTGGCAATACTCTTAACAATAACTGGGCAATTTGTTGGTTAATGTTTACCACATCAAAACGTTGGCTAGCACTTAATCGGGCATTTTCCGCAATCTTCCCTGTCTTTTCGCGATGGTGGAAACAATCACTAATAACTAATGCCAAATCTTCTGATTTTCCTGGTTCTACTAAGAAACCATTCACCTCGTTTTCGACTAGCTCCATTGCTCCCCCAGCTTTCGCGGCAATTATTGGTTTTCCACAAAGCATTGCTTCTACAATAACTCTCCCAAAGGGTTCGGGTGCGGTGGAAGTGTGAGTAACAACATCACAAGCTGCCATTAATTGGGGAATATCAGAGCGGAAACCGAGAAATTTTACGCGATTTGTTAGTCCTAAATCTGCCACTTGTTGATGCAATTTTTGCACATAATCTTGTTCGCCAAAGAGTGCATCCCCAACTAGAATTACTGCCACATCCTCAGGACATTTGCTCAGAGCTTCCAAAAGGATATGCTGACCCTTCCACGGAGCTAGACGGCTAAAATGCCCAACTATATATTTACCAGATAATCCTAGCTTTTCCCTCATTTCTTGGGCTGTAGACATTGGTATTTCATAGGTTTGGGGATGGAAGCCGTTGTAAACGATTTCCGTGATTTCTGAGCGTCCTCCAGCTTGGATAAAGGCGGTTTTACTGGCTTGGGAATTGGCGATGACTAGGGAGGCAAAGCGGTTAGCTAGGGTGACAGCAACACGGCGATTTGTATTACTAAAATGTTCTGGAGAGAGAATATCATGGAGATGATAAATCAGAGGGCGATCGCTCAAAAAACTTCCCAAGGCTCCCACAACTAAAGCTTTTTGAGTATTGGCATAAATACAATCATAATTTTTTGCTAGTTGGGCAACTTTTTGTACTAATGGTATGAGTTGTCCCACACTACCTAAAGCTTGAAATAGGGAACTTTCCTTCCGAACTTGTAAGGATTTCTGAGTCAGAATCTGTACAGGAATTTGATTTTCTTGGAGAATATTTTTAAATTCACCATCGGCAAATAAACCGACTAAGCTAGTTTCTCTATAGGGTTTGGCAATATCAATTAAACATAACTCTGCACCACCAGGTTTACCACTTTGGTCAAGAAATAGTATTTTCATCTGTATCAATTAGGTAATAGGGAGTAATGAGATTTTTTACTAATAATCTGGTTGAATTTAGCTACATTTGTGCAAAATCCCTTCCCAGAAATTTCTTTCCCATTACTTAGCTAAGATGATTTCTCTGATATCCATGGCAATTTTATCCCAATCGTAATTATTGACAGCGTAGTCACGACATTCTTGAGTGCTAGGTAGGGAAATTTTGCCTAGAAGTATTTGTTCGAGTTTGTCGGCGATCGCCCCCACTGTAATGGAATCAGTAATCAATTCCGGGGAAAACTGTTGGAGAATTTCCGGCATTCCTCCCACGGGTGTACAAACCACAGGAGTACCACAGGATAAGGATTCTACCACTGCTAACCCAAACCCTTCAAAGGATTGACTGGGCATAATCGTAAAATCTGCCGCTTGGTAAGCAACTGGTAGCAACTCATCGGGGAGAAAACCCAAAAACTTGACTTGCTCATCTAATCCTAAATCCAACGCTTGCTGTTGTAGAGCTGCTTGGATATGTCCCCTACCGGCGATCGCCAACCAAAAATCTGGTACTCTCGGTTTAATTTCTGCCAATGCTGTCAGTAACTTATCAATCCCCACACGATGTACTAAGCGTCGGGAAGTAAAAATAATTTTTCTATCTGATTTCCAGCCAAGTTTTTCCCTAGCTGCTTGTTTTGATAAACAGGGTTGGAAATGCTGAATATCCACACCACCAGGAATCACATAGATTTTTTCCCAGGGTATTTGATAGTTGTTGTGTAAAATTTTACCAAAAGCCTTACTCAAAACAATGAAGCGATCGCAACGATTATAGGTTCTTTGCTCCACTACGTAACGTTTCAAAATTTGCCCTAATCCAGCTCTCACCACTTCCTCTTGCGTCTCAGAAGCCCAAGGACCATGAAAATTAAAGGTAATTGGTACGTTTTTCGGTAATAAATCTAA
The Calothrix sp. 336/3 DNA segment above includes these coding regions:
- a CDS encoding GUN4 domain-containing protein, producing MPIFTVVINGVLAYFINQLPGIRPDPEKGITGLSDTSIFAITAIFTIALCIFTLAAQSQQNSTASNINSSSSVDQSNSLGGFLLFLIGAVIYGLLQLKIIPEENQTGLGYLSLILCGFGAAVPSFLLIPQRWQNILLFICSGTGVFLTFHYFSVQKLNSAFISFIFTLFSIVLLLTRDFLVQVIRNVAHFWEDLQNQQADDKSKFIINLLEDFFSPFQKKYYKALEYKCRDDETQGLDNDRTLELQKVFVQLKIAAKSASNTQQNIIPSDVNKFLISSEITIWDCLAARDEKGKNLYKKLVILGRPGSGKTTLLRYLTLIYATKQEQNIHVENSQRIPKLIPILFYLREIRDIIISQNPALETLIQQQIEKLIEKFKITNQNLSIPSHWVTNKLQQNKLLIMLDGLDEVADKIQRQQVRTWVDEQMQAHPDTIFILTSRPNGYKEVQSHISVDELEVQPFNREQITDFLQRWYLQTEIKSRAGQCDEGVRQIAAEQAHNLINRIVNNRSLVAMAVNPLLLKMIATVHRRGNVLPGKRVELYKDICQILLEKRQRAKNIIDGLTASQKQSILQEIALQLMLARKRDFTLNEAETWISQQLTTLPKLNNTDDFIKHVRDDCALLVEKEIGEYEFAHLSFQEYLAAVEIIESNQESILIQNIDKTWWSETIRLYAAQAKDATPIVSAIIHMSSPSINAFLVVADYEDEGWRIEQQVRDELVNKLDTGLESDDAEIFNLAVEVKLAKRLNNLVRVDENLEQDRPNSYITCAEYQLFINDRKYSPPPNWQNHKFRPGDAKKTVTGLNKRDANRFCTWLSGKELKAQFIKLETFCQPLEGDNDKICLTRVKLPSKYSQLADYLYQQEWRKADEETSRVMLQVVGKEEQGYFNLKDIETFPCEDLYIINLLWVVESQGRFGFSVQQDIYHSLGGTKEYNEKIWNDFGDRVGWKKGGSWLSYHDYTFNLNAPQGHVPAMGHDGDWGDFSSLAQRLVDCNI
- a CDS encoding glycosyltransferase family 4 protein, translated to MSKPASILCLGLGWFPLTPGGLERYVYELTQRLVANHDQVELCGLGLPDTDEDSPIKFTNLATPDSSIVKRLWAIRSNFQKTRISQPDAVNLHFALYSLPILDLLPKNVPITFNFHGPWASETQEEVVRAGLGQILKRYVVEQRTYNRCDRFIVLSKAFGKILHNNYQIPWEKIYVIPGGVDIQHFQPCLSKQAAREKLGWKSDRKIIFTSRRLVHRVGIDKLLTALAEIKPRVPDFWLAIAGRGHIQAALQQQALDLGLDEQVKFLGFLPDELLPVAYQAADFTIMPSQSFEGFGLAVVESLSCGTPVVCTPVGGMPEILQQFSPELITDSITVGAIADKLEQILLGKISLPSTQECRDYAVNNYDWDKIAMDIREIILAK
- a CDS encoding IS630 family transposase, with translation MPQYLEVIKKHVIAPVDRQKTIRYWCGDESRVGLKTEAGRLITKKGVKPIGIMQWKRDNFYLYGLVEPLTGEYFIWEFSHLNTACFNIFLEKFSQTYAQDIHILQLDNGAFHLSQHLKVPENIVLLFQPPHTPQVNPIERLWEEVKRHLTWESFPSLDELREFIWNRLAQLNTSIVASITGWDFILDALFVSGFS
- the ahcY gene encoding adenosylhomocysteinase, with product MTATSPRLKHEVKDLALAPLGRQRIEWAGREMPVLKQIRDRFEQEKPFAGIKISACCHVTTETAHLAIALKAGGADAILIASNPLSTQDDVAASLVVDYGIPVFAIKGEDEATYNRHVQIALDHRPNIIVDDGCDVVATLIQQRPHQIADLIGTTEETTTGIVRLQAMLKDGVLTFPAMNINDADTKHFFDNRYGTGQSTLDGVIRATNVLLAGKTVVVAGYGWCGKGTAMRASGMGASVIVTEIDPVKGIEAVMDGFRVMPMAEAAPLGDLFITVTGNKHVIRSEHFDVMKDGAMVCNSGHFDIEIDLKSLASKAKEIKDVRPFTQEYKLNNGKSVVVLGEGRLVNLAAAEGHPSAVMDMSFANQAMGAEYLVKNKGKLQPGIHAIPADVDKEIARLKLQAMGITVDTLTQDQIDYSNSWTSGT
- a CDS encoding helix-turn-helix domain-containing protein; protein product: MAGVTKVEITESVEELHELLRKQKTASNLERIQALYLLKIGQVKTIQDVAVVVGRARVTVQRWLKEYQESGIKGLLTTKKSPGRPAIISLQVREQLDKELQESEGFKSYEEIRTWLKAVEGIEASYKVVHDTVRYQMKAKLKVPRAVGIKYDSEAELEFKKNCHNT
- a CDS encoding glycosyltransferase family 4 protein; translated protein: MKILFLDQSGKPGGAELCLIDIAKPYRETSLVGLFADGEFKNILQENQIPVQILTQKSLQVRKESSLFQALGSVGQLIPLVQKVAQLAKNYDCIYANTQKALVVGALGSFLSDRPLIYHLHDILSPEHFSNTNRRVAVTLANRFASLVIANSQASKTAFIQAGGRSEITEIVYNGFHPQTYEIPMSTAQEMREKLGLSGKYIVGHFSRLAPWKGQHILLEALSKCPEDVAVILVGDALFGEQDYVQKLHQQVADLGLTNRVKFLGFRSDIPQLMAACDVVTHTSTAPEPFGRVIVEAMLCGKPIIAAKAGGAMELVENEVNGFLVEPGKSEDLALVISDCFHHREKTGKIAENARLSASQRFDVVNINQQIAQLLLRVLPIKP
- a CDS encoding transposase; the encoded protein is MSRLPREIKPGYSYHITTRCNNREFHLNRHQCREVFLYAIKKAQEKYGFKLYALCIMSNHVHYLLEPSQPDDLPKIMHWLNWYTAMCFNRMLNRTGHFWEKRYHSSAFANTDYQRALNTLRYIHANPKAAQIQAGFFFDFSNYGTHDRLTDDGVTKWHPAFLSLGRTLDECAAKYRGFCKKYKPKAKPEKTYNWGAKFLPKVVKGKKKKASPGQTKLPWATWEPDNPEIDAVAEKFVMANCYDLKIAMQFFGDFDDSL